The Oikeobacillus pervagus genome has a segment encoding these proteins:
- a CDS encoding EAL and HDOD domain-containing protein, producing MDIHVARQPIFNRFEKTVAYELLYRNNSTTNQANIVNADQATISVIKNSLINIGISRISEGKKLFINFTENLLLLEAPFFFSKEEIVIEILEDVMAKNEVLKICQKLKDHGYSIALDDFVLHKDNQGFLPYADIIKVDFLNTSAEQRMQMKRKLSHLHHIHWLAEKVETREQMKEAMEQGYHFFQGYFFCEPMILSGESIPHFSTEYFKILKELNQESPNIDVITDLIEKDLPLAYQLLKLLNKAAFYTRQPIKTIRQAIMIIGFNHLKKWMAFLFLNHTNHKCSEEIIQTSLIRANTLEKISPYIHAKQSSSQYFLLGLFSVIDVLIGRPMEEILKELPLDVEIKRALLNEGNDAQYVLNIVKQVERGNWDDARDLCTKIQLNEEVVFEAYHHALLSKNIILI from the coding sequence ATGGATATACATGTAGCAAGACAACCAATCTTCAATCGTTTTGAAAAAACGGTTGCTTATGAATTACTATATCGAAATAACTCTACAACAAATCAAGCAAATATTGTGAATGCAGATCAAGCGACGATATCTGTTATTAAGAACAGCTTAATCAACATTGGAATAAGCAGAATATCAGAGGGAAAAAAGCTATTCATTAATTTCACAGAAAACTTATTATTACTAGAAGCCCCCTTCTTTTTTTCAAAAGAGGAAATTGTCATTGAAATATTAGAAGATGTCATGGCTAAAAACGAAGTATTAAAGATTTGCCAAAAGCTTAAAGATCACGGGTATTCCATTGCCCTAGACGATTTTGTTCTACATAAAGATAATCAAGGTTTCCTTCCATATGCTGACATCATTAAGGTCGATTTTTTAAACACAAGTGCAGAGCAAAGGATGCAAATGAAACGCAAGTTGTCTCATCTTCATCATATCCACTGGCTTGCTGAAAAGGTTGAAACCCGTGAACAAATGAAAGAAGCCATGGAGCAAGGCTATCACTTCTTTCAAGGCTATTTCTTTTGTGAACCCATGATATTAAGTGGTGAATCAATCCCACATTTTTCAACTGAATATTTTAAAATATTAAAAGAATTAAACCAGGAATCGCCGAATATTGATGTCATTACCGATTTAATAGAAAAGGATCTTCCACTTGCCTATCAATTATTAAAACTTTTAAATAAAGCCGCTTTCTATACAAGGCAACCCATAAAAACCATTAGACAGGCAATCATGATTATTGGATTTAATCATTTAAAAAAATGGATGGCTTTCCTCTTTTTAAATCATACTAACCATAAATGTTCTGAAGAAATTATTCAAACTAGCTTAATACGGGCCAATACTTTGGAAAAAATCAGTCCATACATTCATGCAAAACAATCCTCATCGCAATATTTCTTGCTCGGATTGTTTTCAGTGATCGATGTATTAATAGGCCGACCAATGGAAGAAATATTAAAGGAGCTTCCTCTCGATGTAGAGATTAAACGAGCATTACTTAATGAAGGAAATGATGCACAATACGTTTTAAATATTGTTAAACAAGTTGAACGTGGAAATTGGGATGATGCACGAGATTTATGCACAAAAATACAACTTAATGAAGAAGTGGTTTTCGAAGCATACCATCATGCATTATTATCGAAAAATATCATATTAATATAA